In a single window of the Streptomyces sp. NBC_00094 genome:
- a CDS encoding ornithine cyclodeaminase family protein gives MTAAPVMVQAADMAGPGPMTRVIDVLGEMFVDLAAGRTRSPARTVIEHGDQRVLLVSPAVWEQRGVGSVKVTTLTPDNPTRGLPLIHGIVALTDLETGQVTALLEGAELTAVRTGAVAALATRWCTPDDADDLAVIGAGVQARALIRAVSAVRPIRSVRIHSRTRAGAETFADWIRDTAGRPLRVTVCDTAREAVTDAPIICTATSTDDGTPVVEADWVASGAHVNVIGGTHPDALELDPVLLADAVTIVEDRAAALDGAGEIRAALAGGLIKADDLYELGRLVSGEVAAVGRTSVLRTVGMAIEDTAAAVALFEQRRAAQQGPGTPSAVPPTKEGVSDGHA, from the coding sequence ATGACCGCCGCACCGGTGATGGTCCAGGCCGCCGACATGGCCGGTCCCGGGCCGATGACCCGCGTGATCGACGTACTCGGCGAGATGTTCGTGGACCTGGCCGCCGGCCGGACCCGGTCCCCGGCCCGTACCGTCATCGAACACGGTGACCAGCGCGTCCTCCTCGTCAGCCCCGCCGTCTGGGAGCAGCGCGGGGTGGGCAGCGTCAAGGTCACCACGCTCACCCCCGACAACCCGACACGCGGGCTGCCGCTGATCCACGGGATCGTCGCACTCACCGACCTGGAGACGGGGCAGGTCACCGCCCTCCTCGAGGGCGCCGAGCTCACCGCCGTCCGCACCGGCGCGGTCGCCGCTCTGGCGACCCGCTGGTGCACTCCCGACGACGCCGACGACCTGGCGGTGATCGGCGCGGGGGTGCAGGCGCGTGCCCTGATCCGGGCGGTGTCGGCGGTACGCCCGATCCGCAGCGTCCGGATCCACTCGCGGACCCGCGCCGGCGCCGAGACGTTCGCGGACTGGATCCGGGACACCGCGGGCCGGCCCCTCCGCGTGACGGTCTGCGACACCGCTAGGGAAGCCGTCACCGACGCGCCGATCATCTGCACGGCCACCTCCACCGACGACGGCACACCCGTGGTGGAGGCGGACTGGGTGGCCTCCGGGGCGCATGTGAACGTCATCGGCGGCACCCACCCGGACGCCCTCGAACTCGACCCGGTCCTCCTGGCCGATGCCGTGACGATCGTCGAGGACCGGGCCGCAGCCCTGGACGGTGCGGGTGAGATCAGGGCGGCCCTGGCCGGCGGCCTGATCAAGGCCGACGACCTGTACGAGCTGGGCAGGCTGGTGAGCGGCGAGGTCGCCGCCGTCGGCCGGACCTCGGTCCTGCGTACGGTCGGCATGGCCATCGAGGACACCGCCGCCGCGGTGGCGCTGTTCGAGCAGCGCCGTGCGGCCCAGCAGGGACCGGGCACCCCGTCCGCCGTTCCGCCAACGAAGGAGGGAGTGTCGGATGGACACGCATGA
- a CDS encoding CoA ester lyase, producing the protein MTGSVRAIPRSILYTPALSLERVVKAWSYDADVHLIDLEDSVPPADKPAARAVCRAALEKSPRPANVAVRMNELGSLAAVHDVLMLADAPVKPGIVMMTMVTSADEIDLLRRMLASAGAYPEIYVTVETVESITHIDSIARSADGLVLGSADLAATLGVDITWEAMQAARQAMAMACARFGTACIDTANFRLAEPAVLAEETTRVRALGFHGKATVHPGELDVINRILRPRSDELGLARRVAAAVSSANGGIAVLDGNMVGPPFARLARATVAREDAWTSRFGRDGSDAGDDSTAGDDSASGEAADGGTP; encoded by the coding sequence GTGACCGGCTCGGTCAGGGCGATACCGCGCAGCATCCTGTACACGCCTGCCCTGTCGCTGGAACGGGTGGTGAAGGCCTGGTCGTACGACGCGGACGTCCACCTGATCGACCTCGAGGACTCCGTACCGCCCGCCGACAAGCCGGCCGCCCGCGCGGTCTGCCGGGCCGCGCTGGAGAAGTCGCCGCGGCCGGCGAACGTCGCCGTGCGCATGAACGAGCTCGGCAGCCTCGCCGCGGTGCACGACGTGCTGATGCTGGCCGACGCCCCGGTGAAGCCCGGCATCGTCATGATGACGATGGTGACCTCGGCGGACGAGATCGACCTGCTGCGCCGGATGCTGGCGTCAGCGGGCGCGTACCCGGAGATCTACGTGACGGTGGAGACGGTCGAGTCGATCACCCACATCGACTCCATCGCGCGCTCCGCCGACGGTCTCGTGCTGGGCTCGGCCGATCTGGCCGCCACGCTCGGCGTCGACATCACCTGGGAGGCCATGCAGGCCGCCCGGCAGGCGATGGCGATGGCCTGCGCGCGGTTCGGCACGGCGTGCATCGACACGGCCAACTTCCGGCTCGCCGAACCGGCGGTCCTCGCCGAGGAGACCACCCGGGTGCGGGCGCTCGGCTTCCATGGCAAGGCGACGGTGCACCCGGGCGAGCTCGACGTGATCAACCGCATCCTGCGGCCCCGGTCCGACGAGCTGGGGCTGGCCCGCCGGGTGGCAGCGGCCGTGTCTTCCGCCAACGGTGGGATCGCCGTCCTGGACGGCAACATGGTCGGGCCTCCGTTCGCCCGGCTGGCCCGCGCCACGGTGGCGCGCGAGGACGCCTGGACGAGCCGATTCGGTCGAGACGGCAGCGATGCCGGCGACGACAGCACTGCCGGTGACGACAGCGCTTCCGGCGAAGCCGCAGACGGCGGAACGCCATGA
- a CDS encoding aminopeptidase P family protein, translating into MTSENQPKAGHRGTPVSTEFREFMASGWATDDRAPAPRAEVADHAARRRATLSQRFPGERLVIPGGGLKVRSNDTDYTFRPHTAFAHLSGLGAHTEPDSVLVLDPLPEGGHHAVLYFRPPAPRDTEEFYTDSRYGEFWVGYRPTIADVESELGLTARHIDSLAADLAKDDAAARLRVVRSADPQLAEVVDAARTQAGTSLTGEQQEEADDELARELSAMRLLKDEWEVGEMRKAIDATHKGFEAIIATLPEAVRKGRGERWVEGIFGLYARHEGNGVGYESICASGDHANTIHWTKNTGEVREGDLILVDAGIEIDSLFTADITRTLPVSGRFTDVQRKIYDAVHAAQQAGLEAVKPGNKFSDIHAAANEVIARHLHEWGLLPEGVTLEQTLAPEHGGWHRRWMVHGTSHHLGMDVHDCQLLLREDYMDGELKPGMILTVEPGLYFKADDLLAPEEFRGIGVRIEDDVLVTEDGYENLSAAMPRGSYEVEAWIARVSGPTEDR; encoded by the coding sequence ATGACCAGCGAGAATCAGCCCAAGGCCGGCCACCGTGGCACTCCCGTCAGCACCGAGTTCCGCGAGTTCATGGCCTCAGGATGGGCGACCGACGACCGTGCGCCCGCCCCCCGTGCCGAGGTTGCCGATCATGCGGCCCGCCGCCGGGCGACCCTGTCCCAGCGGTTCCCCGGCGAGCGGCTCGTCATCCCCGGCGGCGGCCTGAAGGTACGGAGCAACGACACCGACTACACCTTCCGGCCGCACACCGCCTTCGCCCACCTCTCGGGGCTCGGTGCGCACACCGAGCCCGACAGCGTCCTCGTACTGGATCCGCTGCCCGAGGGCGGACACCATGCCGTCCTGTACTTCCGCCCGCCGGCCCCGCGGGACACCGAGGAGTTCTACACCGACTCCCGGTACGGGGAGTTCTGGGTCGGCTACCGCCCGACCATCGCGGACGTCGAGTCGGAACTCGGCCTCACCGCCCGCCACATCGACTCGCTCGCCGCCGACCTGGCCAAGGACGACGCCGCCGCCCGGCTGCGCGTGGTCCGGTCGGCCGACCCGCAGCTCGCCGAGGTCGTCGACGCCGCCCGCACCCAGGCGGGGACGTCCCTGACCGGTGAGCAGCAGGAGGAGGCCGACGACGAACTGGCCCGCGAGCTGTCCGCGATGCGGCTCCTCAAGGACGAGTGGGAGGTCGGCGAGATGCGTAAGGCGATCGACGCCACCCACAAGGGGTTCGAGGCGATCATCGCCACCCTGCCCGAAGCCGTACGCAAGGGCCGCGGTGAGCGATGGGTCGAGGGCATCTTCGGCCTGTACGCCCGTCATGAGGGCAACGGCGTCGGATACGAGTCGATCTGCGCGTCCGGCGACCATGCCAACACCATCCACTGGACGAAGAACACGGGCGAGGTCCGCGAGGGAGACCTGATCCTGGTGGATGCCGGGATCGAGATCGACTCCCTGTTCACCGCCGACATCACCCGCACCCTTCCGGTGAGCGGCCGCTTCACCGACGTACAGCGCAAGATCTACGACGCGGTCCACGCGGCACAGCAGGCCGGCCTCGAAGCGGTGAAGCCCGGCAACAAGTTCAGCGACATCCACGCCGCCGCGAACGAGGTCATCGCACGCCACCTGCACGAGTGGGGCCTGCTGCCCGAGGGAGTCACCCTCGAGCAGACCCTCGCCCCGGAGCACGGCGGCTGGCACCGCCGCTGGATGGTCCACGGGACCTCCCACCACCTGGGCATGGACGTGCACGACTGCCAGCTGCTGCTGCGCGAGGACTACATGGACGGCGAACTGAAGCCGGGCATGATCCTCACGGTCGAGCCGGGCCTGTACTTCAAGGCGGACGACCTGCTGGCCCCGGAGGAGTTCCGCGGCATCGGGGTCCGCATCGAGGACGACGTCCTGGTGACCGAGGACGGTTACGAGAACCTGTCCGCCGCGATGCCGCGCGGTTCGTACGAAGTGGAGGCGTGGATCGCCCGGGTGTCGGGCCCCACGGAAGACCGCTGA
- a CDS encoding MaoC family dehydratase yields the protein MTLRHVKDNEYVEEHGGDFEDFEPGMVIRHWPGRTLSEADNTWLTLLTMNQHPLHFDQHYGAGAEYGRVLVNSGITLCLVGGMTVQALSARAVANLGWDKVRLKDPVFVGDTLYATSRILDKRLSRSRPGQGIITVETTGTKSTGEPVIVFERSFMVRCREAADPAEAPRPEGAATASAASPTQES from the coding sequence ATGACCCTGCGTCACGTCAAGGACAACGAGTACGTCGAGGAACACGGCGGGGACTTCGAGGACTTCGAGCCGGGCATGGTGATCCGGCACTGGCCCGGCCGTACCCTCTCCGAGGCCGACAACACCTGGCTGACCCTGCTGACGATGAACCAGCACCCGCTCCACTTCGACCAGCACTACGGCGCGGGAGCCGAGTACGGCAGGGTCCTGGTGAACAGCGGCATCACGCTGTGCCTGGTCGGCGGGATGACCGTGCAGGCGCTGTCGGCACGGGCGGTGGCCAACCTGGGCTGGGACAAGGTCCGTTTGAAGGACCCCGTCTTCGTCGGCGACACGCTCTACGCGACGAGCCGGATCCTCGACAAGCGGCTGTCCCGGTCCCGGCCTGGGCAGGGGATCATCACGGTGGAGACGACGGGCACGAAGTCGACGGGAGAGCCCGTGATCGTCTTCGAGCGGTCGTTCATGGTGCGCTGCCGCGAGGCGGCCGACCCCGCGGAGGCTCCACGCCCCGAGGGCGCGGCCACCGCTTCCGCGGCCTCTCCGACGCAAGAATCTTGA
- a CDS encoding DUF4232 domain-containing protein, giving the protein MNSKTARAGSLRRGLRGTVLGATVVAALLTATACQPAGGDDSAAASPTAAPSGSASPGASTPESTTPPSNDSGTGSSSPTAAGTGDSGETGGDNGTAYEDCEATGLNTEVELQDGPGETPRHFLLTVTNKTRTPCVLNEAPMVRLKAGNDAPIVETLGEPDSEPVVVEGGGKAYAGLYVFGNDEGGEAEYDQSDRFTATLVAGEGTELSGTLIFDLPDGLDTVSVDDAARVNGWAGTEGLAMRPITQL; this is encoded by the coding sequence ATGAACTCGAAGACGGCCAGGGCCGGTTCGTTGCGTCGGGGGCTGCGTGGCACCGTCCTGGGCGCGACCGTGGTCGCGGCTCTGCTGACGGCCACCGCCTGCCAGCCCGCTGGGGGCGACGACAGCGCCGCCGCTTCGCCGACCGCCGCCCCGTCGGGCTCCGCGTCGCCCGGGGCGAGCACGCCTGAGAGCACCACACCCCCCTCGAACGACTCCGGGACCGGCAGCAGCAGCCCGACGGCCGCGGGGACCGGGGACAGCGGTGAGACCGGCGGCGACAACGGCACCGCGTACGAGGACTGCGAGGCCACCGGGCTCAACACCGAGGTCGAGCTCCAGGACGGCCCCGGGGAGACCCCCCGCCACTTCCTGCTGACCGTCACCAACAAGACCAGGACGCCGTGCGTCCTCAACGAAGCGCCGATGGTACGGCTCAAGGCCGGCAACGACGCCCCGATCGTCGAGACGCTCGGAGAGCCGGACAGCGAGCCCGTCGTCGTCGAGGGCGGTGGCAAGGCGTACGCCGGCCTGTACGTCTTCGGCAACGACGAGGGCGGCGAGGCGGAGTACGACCAGTCCGACCGCTTCACGGCCACCCTGGTCGCCGGCGAGGGCACCGAACTGAGCGGCACGCTCATCTTCGACCTGCCCGACGGTCTCGACACCGTCTCCGTCGACGAC